One Meriones unguiculatus strain TT.TT164.6M chromosome 5, Bangor_MerUng_6.1, whole genome shotgun sequence DNA segment encodes these proteins:
- the LOC110564128 gene encoding taste receptor type 2 member 120-like, with amino-acid sequence MDFLEWIVTIIILTEFLLGNCANVFILLVNSIDSIKRRKISSADRIITALAIFRIALLWATVLNWYSTVFIAHTYSAQIRLLGRITWVVSNHFSNWLGTILSIFYLFKIANFSNLLFLHLKRRIENVLLVIFLGSFLFLIADLGVVDINKTTWMSVHEENMTLKSKLKHISSFANIPLFSLINITPFSISLTCVLLLIYSLGKHLRNMKFHGKGCQDPSTMVHIKALQTVVSFLLLFATYSVCVIVSGWSLLNEQIFLLCIVIGTFYPAGHSCILIWGNQKLKQALQLFLRQTRC; translated from the coding sequence ATGGATTTCCTAGAATGGATTGTCACCATCATAATTTTGACAGAATTTCTCTTAGGAAACTGTGCCAATGTCTTCATACTTCTCGTGAACTCCATCGACTCTATCAAGAGAAGAAAGATCTCCTCAGCTGATAGAATTATAACTGCTCTTGCCATCTTCAGAATTGCTTTGTTGTGGGCAACAGTACTGAATTGGTATTCAACTGTGTTTATTGCACATACCTACAGTGCACAGATAAGACTTTTGGGTAGAATTACCTGGGTTGTAAGCAACCATTTTAGCAATTGGCTTGGGACCATTCTcagcattttttatttgtttaagatAGCCAACTTTTCCAACCTTCTATTTCTTCACTTAAAAAGAAGAATCGAGAATGTTCTTCTTGTAATATTTTTGGGGAGTTTTCTGTTCCTGATTGCAGATCTTGGAGTGGTGGACATCAACAAGACTACTTGGATGAGTGTTCATGAAGAAAATATGACTTTAAAGAGCAAACTAAAGCATATCTCAAGCTTTGCAAATATACCTCTCTTCAGTCTGATAAACATAACTCCATTTTCTATATCGCTGACTTGTGTTTTGCTCTTAATCTACTCCCTAGGCAAACATCTCAGGAATATGAAATTCCATGGAAAAGGATGTCAAGATCCCAGCACCATGGTCCACATAAAGGCCTTGCAAACCGTGGTCTCCTTTCTCTTGTTATTTGCCACATACTCTGTCTGTGTAATTGTATCAGGTTGGAGTTTGCTTAATGAACAAATCTTCTTACTTTGCATTGTAATTGGTACCTTTTACCCAGCAGGTCATTCTTGTATCCTGATTTGGGGGAACCAGAAGTTGAAACAAGCCCTTCAGTTGTTTCTGAGGCAGACGAGATGCTGA
- the LOC132654165 gene encoding basic salivary proline-rich protein 1-like, protein MQHRLGRNARAFLKMLVILLTAALLTLSSAQRFNEEHKTSYQSPHHRSPVAGFPQGPPPNQGYRPQQGPLQQGGQQQNRPPQPGNQQGPPPQGGQQPNRPPQPGNQQGPPPQGGQPNRPPQPGNQQGPPPQGGQGPNRPPQPGNQQGPPPQGGQPNRRPQPGNQQGPPPQGGQPNRPPQPGNQHGPPPQGGQPNRPPQPGNQQGPPPQGGQPNRRPQPGNQQGPPPQGGQPNRPPQPGNQQGPPPQGGQPNRPPQPGNQQGPPPQGGQPNRRPQPGNQQGPPPQGGQPNRRPQPGNQQGPPPQGGQPNRPPQPGNQQGPPPQGGQPNRRPQPGNQQGPPPQGGQPNRPPQPGNQQGPPPQGGQPNRPPQPGNQQGPPLQGGQPNRPPQPGNQQGPPPPFQGGRPQGPFQGQRP, encoded by the exons ATGCAGCACAGACTCGGAAGAAACGCCAGAGCCTTCCTCAAGATGCTGGTGATCCTGCTGACCGCAGCGCTGCTCACCCTGAGCTCTGCTCAGCGCTTCAATGAAG AACATAAGACTTCATATCAGAGCCCTCATCACAGATCACCTGTTGCAGGTTTCCCCCAAGGACCTCCTCCCAACCAAGGTTACCGTCCTCAGCAAGGCCCACTCCAGCAAGGAGGCCAGCAACAGAACCGACCCCCTCAGCCTGGAAACCAACAAGGCCCACCACCACAGGGAGGCCAACAGCCTAACAGACCCCCTCAGCCTGGAAACCAGCAAGGCCCACCACCACAGGGAGGCCAGCCCAACAGACCCCCTCAGCCTGGAAACCAGCAAGGCCCACCACCACAGGGAGGCCAGGGACCTAATAGACCCCCTCAGCCTGGAAACCAGCAAGGCCCACCACCACAGGGAGGCCAGCCCAACAGACGCCCTCAGCCTGGAAACCAGCAAGGCCCACCACCACAGGGAGGACAGCCTAACAGACCCCCTCAGCCTGGAAACCAGCACGGCCCACCACCACAGGGAGGACAGCCCAACAGACCCCCTCAGCCTGGAAACCAGCAAGGACCACCACCACAGGGAGGCCAGCCCAACAGACGCCCTCAGCCTGGAAACCAGCAAGGCCCACCACCACAGGGAGGACAGCCTAACAGACCCCCTCAGCCTGGAAACCAGCAAGGCCCACCACCACAGGGAGGACAGCCCAACAGACCCCCTCAGCCTGGAAACCAGCAAGGACCACCACCACAGGGAGGCCAGCCCAACAGACGCCCTCAGCCTGGAAACCAGCAAGGCCCACCACCACAGGGAGGCCAGCCCAACAGACGCCCTCAGCCTGGAAACCAGCAAGGCCCACCACCACAGGGAGGACAGCCCAACAGACCCCCTCAGCCTGGAAACCAGCAAGGCCCACCACCACAGGGAGGACAGCCCAACAGACGCCCTCAGCCTGGAAACCAGCAAGGCCCACCACCACAGGGAGGACAGCCTAATAGACCCCCTCAGCCTGGAAACCAGCAAGGCCCACCACCACAGGGAGGACAGCCCAACAGACCCCCTCAGCCTGGAAACCAGCAAGGCCCACCACTACAGGGAGGACAGCCTAACAGACCACCTCAGCCTGGAAACCAGCAAGGACCACCACCACCTTTTCAAGGAGGCAGACCACAGGGACCTTTCCAGGGCCAGCGCCCTTAA